One genomic region from Pagrus major chromosome 24, Pma_NU_1.0 encodes:
- the LOC140992290 gene encoding trace amine-associated receptor 13c-like — MDGAEGPLLCFPNLNSSCRRVLLRPRSETAVLYTLLAFISLLTVTLNLLVIISISHFRQLHTPTNALLLSLAVSDLVVGLLVMPIEGQRNIVTCWLLGRLMCALTPFVSYCLVSVSVGNMVLISIDRYLAICDPLLYSSKITLNRVKMSICACWACSIIYNGCILMGHLGQPDRSSSCHGECVAFISHISGTVDFFMAFVGPCTVMVVLYMRVFVVAMSQVRVIRLQTAATTVGAAPVAKKSERKAARTLGIVVAVFLMSFCPYYYPAFIGADTSNNSSYFAVLSWIVLTNSCVNPLIYALFYPWFRKAIKLIVTLRILQTHSRELKIM, encoded by the coding sequence aTGGACGGTGCTGAGGgccctctgctctgctttccCAACCTCAACTCCTCCTGCAGGAGGGTGCTGCTTCGACCCCGCTCTGAGACTGCAGTACTCTACACCCTGCTGgccttcatctctctgctcacCGTGACACTCAACCTGCTCgtcatcatctccatctcccaCTTCCGGCAGCTTCACACCCCGACCAATGCCCTGCTTCTCTCCCTGGCTGTGTCCGACCTGGTGGTGGGGCTGCTGGTGATGCCCATCGAGGGCCAGCGCAACATAGTGACATGCTGGCTGCTGGGGAGGCTCATGTGTGCTCTGACTCCTTTTGTTTCTTACTGTctggtctctgtctctgtaggCAACATGGTGCTCATATCCATAGACAGATATCTGGCTATCTGTGACCCACTGCTCTATTCCTCTAAGATCACACTGAACAGAGTTAAAATGTCAATCTGTGCATGCTGGGCTTGTTCAATTATCTACAACGGGTGCATTCTGATGGGACACTTGGGGCAGCCGGACAGGTCCAGCTCCTGCCACGGGGAGTGTGTGGCGTTCATCAGCCACATCTCAGGAACTGTTGATTTCTTTATGGCCTTTGTCGGGCCTTGTACTGTCATGGTTGTTCTCTATATGAGGGTGTTTGTGGTTGCTATGTCTCAGGTGCGTGTCATTCGGCTGCAGACTGCTGCCACCACTGTGGGAGCAGCTCCAGTTGCTAAAAAATCAGAGAGGAAGGCAGCCAGGACTCTTGGGATTGTGGTAGCAGTATTTCTGATGAGTTTCTGTCCGTATTACTATCCCGCTTTCATAGGTGCGGACACCTCAAACAACTCGTCATACTTTGCGGTGTTGTCTTGGATCGTTCTGACCAACTCTTGTGTGAACCCTCTGATCTATGCCCTCTTCTACCCCTGGTTTAGGAAAGCTATCAAACTCATCGTCACCCTCAGAATACTGCAGACTCACTCCCGGGAGCTCAAGATCATGTAG